A window of the bacterium genome harbors these coding sequences:
- a CDS encoding glycosyltransferase family 2 protein: MPPELSIIIVTYNSRHDIARCLASLQQFCRSVASEIIVCDNASADGTAELVARAFPFVKLLRLPENRGFGGANNAAAQQAHGRYLLLLNPDTWVDGDLAADLVGFLNANPLASGCVPKHLNPDGSIQFGAIRELPTLETLFYERTGLARVFPKSRRFGRYWMTWWNHNEQRPVQQAGACLALRREVFEAAGGFDEGYFMYFEDVELCHNVAAAGGKLYFLPGARVYHAGGQSARQAVARNFIAYYRSLCRYFRKHHGAGRLAIAKLIVAASELTTLLVLSLALPFDRLLPAPQSWRSRWAQWRGHALLLLRLWSF; encoded by the coding sequence ATGCCACCTGAGCTTAGTATTATCATCGTCACCTACAATTCGCGACACGACATCGCGCGCTGCCTGGCCTCGTTGCAGCAGTTTTGCCGCAGCGTGGCGAGTGAAATCATCGTTTGCGACAATGCCTCTGCCGACGGCACCGCGGAGCTGGTCGCGCGCGCATTCCCCTTCGTCAAGCTGCTGCGGCTGCCGGAAAATCGCGGGTTTGGCGGCGCCAACAACGCCGCCGCGCAACAGGCGCACGGCCGCTATCTGTTGCTGCTCAATCCCGACACCTGGGTGGACGGCGATTTGGCCGCTGACCTGGTCGGCTTTCTGAACGCGAATCCGCTGGCCAGCGGCTGCGTGCCCAAACACTTGAATCCCGACGGCAGCATTCAATTCGGCGCGATTCGCGAGCTACCCACGCTGGAAACGCTTTTCTATGAGCGCACGGGACTGGCGCGCGTGTTTCCGAAGAGCAGGCGCTTTGGCCGTTACTGGATGACCTGGTGGAATCACAATGAGCAACGGCCGGTGCAGCAAGCCGGCGCCTGCCTGGCGCTGCGCCGTGAAGTATTCGAGGCGGCCGGCGGCTTTGACGAAGGCTATTTTATGTACTTCGAGGACGTCGAGCTGTGCCACAACGTCGCGGCTGCCGGCGGAAAACTCTACTTTCTGCCGGGGGCAAGGGTCTATCACGCCGGCGGTCAAAGCGCCAGGCAGGCGGTTGCACGCAATTTCATCGCATATTATCGCAGCCTGTGCCGCTACTTTCGCAAGCATCACGGCGCCGGCCGGCTCGCGATTGCCAAGTTGATCGTGGCGGCTTCGGAGCTTACCACCTTGCTGGTGTTGTCCCTCGCCCTGCCATTCGACCGGCTGCTGCCTGCACCGCAGTCCTGGCGCAGCCGCTGGGCGCAATGGCGCGGCCACGCTCTCCTGCTGCTGCGGCTGTGGTCTTTTTGA
- a CDS encoding DUF3782 domain-containing protein: MIRSELMRLLEEDESCRQSITEIASAKYAEKERLEDRIDRVLDELKAERERQDKLWEEDQEKWRESQRKWEENQKKWEENQKVIREMVASIKALDRRIESSIGALGARWGMQSEASFRNGLKAILEDSFKVKVERYQDFDEQGSVFGKPDQVELDVIISNGILILCEIKSSMSKSDMYAFWRKKAFYEQRHGHKADRTIVISPMVDFKAQTAAQHLGVEVYSFADEVELGESQKHSTPS; the protein is encoded by the coding sequence ATGATTCGCAGCGAGCTCATGCGCTTGCTCGAGGAAGACGAATCTTGCCGCCAGTCAATCACCGAAATAGCCTCAGCAAAGTATGCCGAAAAAGAACGATTGGAGGATCGAATCGATCGCGTTTTGGATGAACTGAAAGCCGAAAGGGAGAGGCAGGACAAACTCTGGGAGGAAGATCAGGAAAAGTGGCGCGAAAGCCAAAGAAAGTGGGAGGAGAACCAAAAGAAATGGGAGGAGAACCAAAAGGTCATCAGGGAGATGGTGGCTTCGATCAAAGCGCTCGATAGAAGAATTGAGAGCAGTATCGGCGCGCTGGGAGCAAGGTGGGGGATGCAATCCGAAGCCTCCTTCCGCAACGGCCTCAAGGCGATTTTGGAGGATTCCTTCAAAGTCAAAGTCGAGCGCTACCAGGACTTCGACGAGCAGGGATCTGTATTCGGCAAACCCGACCAGGTGGAATTGGATGTGATCATTTCCAACGGCATTCTGATTCTGTGTGAAATCAAATCCTCGATGAGCAAATCCGACATGTATGCGTTCTGGCGCAAGAAGGCGTTTTACGAGCAAAGGCATGGTCACAAGGCTGATCGCACCATCGTGATCTCACCGATGGTCGACTTCAAGGCTCAAACCGCGGCGCAGCACTTGGGCGTGGAGGTTTACAGCTTTGCTGATGAGGTGGAATTGGGAGAAAGCCAGAAGCACAGTACCCCATCGTAA
- a CDS encoding gamma carbonic anhydrase family protein, with protein MILPYQQILPRLGNNVFLAPNATVIGDVEIGEECGLWFNTVIRGDVNYIRIGPRTNIQDLCMCHVTLNKWPLIIGEGVTVGHSAILHGCVIQDYCLIGMGAKILDGARVGPQALVAAGALVREGFVVPERTLVAGVPAAVKRTLTPEEVENLFASAERYIRYKNEYLAAGIGQRQQ; from the coding sequence ATGATTCTTCCCTACCAGCAAATCTTGCCGCGCCTGGGCAACAATGTTTTCTTGGCGCCGAATGCCACTGTCATCGGCGACGTTGAAATCGGCGAAGAGTGCGGCCTCTGGTTCAACACCGTGATCCGCGGCGATGTCAATTACATTCGCATCGGGCCGCGCACCAACATTCAGGATTTGTGCATGTGCCATGTCACGCTGAACAAGTGGCCGTTGATCATTGGCGAGGGCGTGACCGTCGGGCACAGCGCCATTCTGCACGGTTGCGTGATTCAGGATTACTGTTTGATCGGTATGGGCGCCAAAATTCTGGACGGCGCGCGCGTCGGGCCGCAAGCGCTGGTGGCGGCCGGTGCTTTGGTGCGGGAAGGCTTTGTCGTGCCCGAGCGCACACTGGTGGCGGGCGTGCCGGCGGCGGTGAAGCGCACGCTCACGCCGGAGGAGGTTGAAAACCTGTTTGCCTCGGCGGAGCGCTACATTCGCTACAAGAATGAATATCTGGCCGCGGGCATCGGCCAACGGCAGCAGTGA
- the smc gene encoding chromosome segregation protein SMC translates to MYLSKLEILGFKSFAKKTEFKFHNGITGVVGPNGCGKSNIVDAIRWVLGEQKAGVLRSERMENVIFNGSKTQRPLGMAEVSLTIENTKNILPIDYSEVVITRRLFRSGESQYLLNNSVCRLKDIMDLFMDTGMGANAYSVIELAMVEQILNGKAEERRHIFEEAAGVGKYKARRKAAFRKLEATAADLLRLNDVLSEVEKNVDSLKRQVQKAERYKTYENELKETDLTLSTFQFYAIQHEVTPLTAESKQLHDRREELSAQLATEEAEIEEIRLQVLESEKQLVARQREFNANTERIQKKEEEVLVSQERIRAVQENRSRLAREIDEFSKRSALLAEMRTTLAHKLEEMKSALETLEVETLTRQRELEAQRQVYQGKRQELREAEGQRSTELTTISNLQKEQERLRTQLEFGEQRRAQLSAELAALQGQRTSLDAARDELSRQVAHALAQLDQLGLQSEENQQAVQAKQTWIAEAKQRLLELSAQAQRQRDRASLLRKVQESYEDHPEGVKHLLLEGGMPEGCLGTLGERIRVAEPHRRAVEVALGEAAMALLVDHPDRAFHGIDLLRLNEKGVATFLPAAAHDLGYEGNGQFPFGDEEIVGRLADLVDCDAELRPLMNNMLADFYLVKSLAAARRLAAFKSPRRLALVTPTGELVTNWGPVRGGSEKTVSSVIGRREEIAALEQEVERLDYEIDALTDQCEAAERELRELLAQSERLAQQRRVLEKDRQQLEIEFGQAAFRATKLAEELAQHEQELQQLELIHSDFVSQLASVQPQLQQRESLQSTAENSYRQLAVEIEGLEARLQEAEQAASRATLAVVEARAELRNTEAEINRLEQNRKEISEAIQDREEQIRQAQQQDQELTARIAEIREQLQEDFAERKELEDLVAELEQSFREQKSVAEGKERALRPRRTERDEISEKLHQDELRLAELAMQRANLLKHAQENYEVDLAQYATANPPAADQEFDATATAERVNWLRNRLKSMGPVNMLALTDYEKEKERFDFLTAQKEDLIKAEDNLKETIKVINDTAYERFGKVFSLIRENFIQVFKSFFPDGFVDLCLDEGDPLECDIIIEANPKGKKLGSLALLSGGEKTLTAISLLFAIYLVKPSPFCILDEVDAPLDDNNIGRFTSALRKFAENTQFICVTHNKGTMKSADYLYGVTMEEQGVSKVVSVKFEEADIGQLASNAPPALAELSQN, encoded by the coding sequence GTGTATCTTTCCAAGCTCGAGATTCTCGGATTCAAATCCTTCGCAAAGAAGACGGAATTCAAGTTTCACAACGGCATCACCGGCGTGGTGGGCCCCAACGGTTGCGGCAAGAGCAACATCGTTGATGCCATCCGCTGGGTGCTCGGTGAACAAAAAGCCGGCGTCTTGCGCAGTGAACGGATGGAGAACGTCATCTTCAACGGCAGCAAGACCCAGAGACCGTTGGGCATGGCCGAAGTCTCGTTGACCATCGAGAACACGAAAAACATCCTGCCCATCGACTATTCCGAGGTCGTGATCACGCGCCGGCTGTTCCGTTCCGGCGAAAGCCAATATCTGCTCAACAATTCCGTCTGCCGCTTGAAAGACATCATGGATTTGTTCATGGACACCGGCATGGGCGCCAATGCCTATTCGGTGATCGAGCTGGCGATGGTCGAACAAATCCTCAACGGCAAGGCGGAAGAACGGCGGCACATTTTCGAAGAAGCCGCGGGAGTGGGCAAATACAAGGCGCGCCGCAAGGCCGCCTTTCGCAAGTTGGAAGCCACCGCCGCGGACTTGCTGCGCCTCAATGACGTGCTCTCCGAAGTCGAAAAAAACGTGGACTCCCTCAAGCGCCAGGTGCAAAAAGCGGAGCGCTACAAAACCTACGAAAACGAGCTTAAAGAAACCGATCTCACACTTTCGACTTTCCAGTTCTACGCCATTCAGCATGAAGTCACGCCGTTGACCGCGGAATCGAAGCAGTTGCACGATCGCCGCGAAGAGCTTTCCGCGCAACTCGCCACCGAAGAGGCGGAGATCGAGGAAATCCGGCTGCAAGTGCTCGAATCCGAAAAGCAACTCGTGGCGCGACAGCGTGAATTCAACGCCAACACCGAGCGCATCCAGAAGAAAGAGGAGGAGGTGCTCGTCAGCCAGGAGCGCATTCGCGCGGTGCAGGAGAATCGCAGCCGCCTCGCCCGCGAAATCGACGAGTTCAGCAAGCGCAGCGCCCTGCTGGCGGAAATGCGCACCACGCTGGCGCACAAGCTCGAGGAGATGAAAAGCGCGCTCGAGACGCTGGAAGTCGAAACCCTTACTCGGCAACGTGAACTCGAGGCGCAGCGCCAGGTCTATCAAGGCAAACGCCAGGAATTGCGCGAGGCCGAAGGCCAGCGTTCCACCGAGTTGACGACCATCAGCAATCTCCAAAAAGAGCAGGAACGCCTGCGCACGCAATTGGAATTCGGCGAGCAGCGCCGCGCGCAACTGAGCGCGGAACTGGCGGCGCTGCAAGGCCAGCGCACCTCGCTGGACGCCGCGCGCGATGAGCTCTCGCGCCAGGTGGCGCACGCCCTGGCGCAACTCGACCAGCTCGGCCTGCAGAGTGAGGAGAATCAGCAGGCAGTGCAGGCCAAGCAAACCTGGATTGCCGAGGCTAAGCAGCGCCTTTTGGAACTGTCGGCGCAGGCGCAACGCCAGCGCGATCGTGCCAGCCTGCTGCGCAAGGTGCAGGAGAGTTATGAAGACCATCCCGAGGGCGTCAAGCATCTCCTGCTGGAGGGCGGCATGCCGGAAGGCTGCCTGGGAACGCTGGGTGAACGCATTCGGGTGGCGGAGCCGCATCGCCGCGCGGTGGAAGTGGCGCTCGGTGAAGCCGCGATGGCCCTGCTCGTCGATCATCCCGACCGCGCCTTTCACGGTATCGATCTGCTGCGCTTGAACGAAAAAGGGGTCGCCACCTTTTTGCCGGCCGCCGCCCATGACCTGGGCTATGAAGGCAACGGCCAGTTTCCGTTTGGCGATGAGGAAATCGTGGGCCGCCTCGCGGACCTGGTGGATTGCGACGCGGAGCTGCGGCCGCTGATGAACAACATGCTGGCGGATTTCTATCTGGTGAAATCGCTGGCCGCGGCGCGCCGGCTGGCCGCGTTCAAATCGCCGCGACGCTTGGCGCTGGTGACGCCCACCGGTGAATTGGTGACCAACTGGGGCCCGGTGCGTGGCGGATCGGAGAAGACCGTCAGCTCGGTGATCGGCCGCCGCGAAGAAATCGCCGCCCTCGAGCAGGAAGTCGAACGCCTCGACTATGAAATCGACGCGCTGACGGATCAATGCGAGGCCGCGGAGCGGGAACTGCGCGAGTTGCTGGCGCAAAGCGAACGGCTGGCGCAACAGCGCCGGGTGCTGGAAAAGGATCGCCAACAGCTCGAGATCGAGTTCGGCCAGGCGGCTTTCCGCGCCACCAAACTGGCCGAGGAACTGGCGCAGCACGAACAGGAGCTGCAGCAGCTCGAGTTGATCCATTCGGATTTTGTCAGCCAGCTTGCGAGTGTGCAGCCGCAGTTGCAGCAGCGCGAATCGCTGCAATCCACCGCTGAGAATTCCTATCGCCAACTGGCGGTGGAAATCGAGGGGTTGGAGGCGCGGTTGCAGGAGGCGGAACAAGCCGCGAGCCGGGCGACGCTGGCCGTGGTGGAAGCGCGCGCTGAGCTGCGCAATACCGAGGCCGAGATCAACCGCCTGGAACAAAACCGCAAGGAAATCAGCGAGGCCATTCAGGATCGCGAGGAACAAATCCGGCAGGCGCAGCAACAGGATCAGGAATTGACCGCGCGCATCGCGGAAATCCGCGAGCAGTTGCAGGAGGATTTTGCCGAGCGCAAGGAATTGGAAGACCTGGTGGCGGAGTTGGAGCAATCCTTCCGTGAGCAGAAATCGGTGGCCGAGGGAAAAGAGCGCGCCCTGCGTCCGCGGCGCACGGAACGCGATGAAATCTCCGAAAAGCTGCATCAGGATGAGCTGCGCCTTGCCGAGCTGGCCATGCAGCGCGCCAACCTGCTGAAGCACGCGCAGGAGAATTATGAAGTCGACCTGGCGCAATATGCCACGGCCAATCCGCCCGCCGCTGACCAGGAATTCGACGCGACCGCCACCGCAGAGCGCGTCAACTGGCTGCGCAACCGCCTGAAGAGCATGGGGCCGGTCAACATGTTGGCGCTTACCGACTATGAAAAGGAAAAAGAGCGCTTCGACTTTCTCACGGCGCAAAAGGAAGATTTGATCAAGGCCGAGGACAATCTCAAAGAGACGATCAAGGTCATCAACGACACCGCCTACGAGCGCTTCGGCAAGGTCTTCTCGCTAATCCGCGAGAACTTCATTCAAGTCTTCAAGAGCTTCTTTCCCGACGGCTTCGTGGATTTGTGCCTGGACGAGGGCGACCCGCTGGAGTGCGACATCATCATAGAAGCCAATCCCAAAGGCAAGAAACTCGGTTCGCTGGCGCTGCTCTCCGGCGGGGAGAAGACGCTGACCGCCATCTCGCTGCTGTTTGCCATTTATCTGGTGAAGCCCAGCCCCTTCTGCATTCTGGATGAGGTGGATGCGCCGCTGGATGACAACAACATTGGCCGCTTCACCAGCGCGCTGCGCAAATTTGCCGAGAACACGCAGTTCATCTGCGTGACCCACAACAAGGGCACGATGAAATCGGCGGACTACCTCTACGGCGTGACCATGGAAGAGCAGGGGGTGTCCAAAGTCGTGTCGGTTAAATTCGAAGAGGCGGACATTGGCCAGTTGGCCTCCAACGCGCCGCCCGCGCTCGCCGAATTGAGCCAGAATTAG
- a CDS encoding AI-2E family transporter, giving the protein MQVPPPHYHLQFSDRQFYIIGRVLLALLLLAAALVVMFFMRNLLAPLVISIFLAYLLEPAVEALENRGLDRVWAILIVFFGLAGMATTLFLLLRAEISSEVQTILAHVQLEQPELLIEQIKEKLKLSFPGATQARIVDMIGKVMLHFFYSFFKPGVEGVVELFSTVGGLIIVPFLTFFILKDSRALQTAIVQRIPNRYFEMSLSLFHKASQQLGRYIRGVLLDGALVGLMVMIALSLLDLRYAVFIGVLAGMANLIPYLGPVLGGIPAIAVSVIDRGNFSGVPAVLLAFAVVKIIDDFLIQPYVVSKSVSLHPVIVILAIYVGGNLAGILGMIVAVPVVAIIKGSLDILHWGFSEYYIFRLPEFAFANAEEFKQATVAPSAPAVVAGQPDGQSRAHAEAGTTAASVQSSAS; this is encoded by the coding sequence ATGCAAGTTCCGCCCCCGCATTATCATTTGCAATTCTCCGACCGGCAGTTCTACATCATCGGCCGCGTCCTGCTCGCGCTGTTGCTGCTCGCCGCGGCGCTGGTCGTGATGTTTTTCATGCGCAACCTGCTCGCGCCCCTGGTGATTTCGATCTTTCTCGCTTACTTGCTGGAGCCCGCGGTGGAAGCGCTGGAGAACCGCGGCCTCGACCGCGTGTGGGCAATTTTGATTGTTTTCTTCGGCCTGGCCGGCATGGCCACCACGCTCTTCCTGCTGCTGCGCGCCGAGATTTCGAGCGAAGTGCAGACCATTCTCGCGCACGTGCAGCTCGAACAGCCCGAGCTGCTCATCGAGCAGATCAAGGAGAAGCTCAAGCTGTCGTTTCCCGGCGCCACACAGGCGCGCATCGTCGATATGATCGGCAAGGTGATGCTGCACTTCTTCTATTCCTTTTTCAAACCCGGAGTGGAGGGCGTGGTGGAATTGTTTTCCACGGTGGGCGGATTGATCATCGTGCCGTTTCTCACCTTTTTCATTCTCAAAGATTCGCGCGCGCTGCAAACCGCGATCGTGCAGCGCATTCCCAACCGCTATTTCGAGATGTCGCTCAGCCTGTTTCACAAAGCCAGCCAGCAACTCGGCCGCTACATCCGCGGGGTGTTGCTGGACGGCGCGCTCGTCGGGTTGATGGTGATGATCGCGCTCTCGCTGCTCGATTTGCGCTACGCCGTGTTCATCGGCGTGCTGGCGGGCATGGCCAATTTGATTCCCTATCTCGGGCCGGTGTTGGGCGGCATTCCCGCCATTGCGGTTTCGGTGATCGACCGCGGCAATTTCTCCGGTGTGCCCGCGGTGCTGTTGGCCTTTGCGGTGGTGAAGATCATCGACGACTTTCTGATTCAGCCCTACGTGGTTTCCAAAAGCGTTTCGTTGCATCCGGTGATCGTGATTCTCGCCATCTACGTCGGCGGCAATCTCGCCGGCATTTTGGGCATGATCGTGGCCGTGCCGGTGGTTGCGATTATCAAAGGCAGTCTGGATATACTGCATTGGGGATTCAGCGAATACTACATTTTCCGCCTGCCGGAATTCGCTTTTGCCAATGCCGAGGAATTCAAGCAGGCCACCGTGGCGCCCAGCGCGCCCGCGGTTGTGGCCGGCCAACCCGACGGTCAATCCCGTGCCCATGCGGAGGCGGGCACCACAGCGGCCTCGGTTCAATCTTCTGCGTCCTGA
- a CDS encoding PP2C family protein-serine/threonine phosphatase: protein MLAYFQLFANSRVAHFLRPAVSTEAVLAGAEQALQQSPLAGLDLRRSIEVATNADLGKYVQQAGLPQSAASALPIGRWEIRWRGSAPGEDGKKSRVLFRVNYDLTGKFVGMELRDPRRHGTPRLNQEEALAQAQAYLTALAFDTTALALSEKKTGDDDGVPSHEFTFTRPSPVAAALQERVRVHVAGNTVVFFDHETRVREEKPPVVAPPERNVQFSTEPGALSEAQAEKIADIVAGVLIGITWTLVLGFLIVTFFKRLRHDEIEFKRAWWFGGLLFLATATTVAVDNWQIDWLAVFLGGGMGGLFVGLGIVVVYATSDGVSREVWPEKLALVDLLFAGHLRVRELGEAILHAFFIAGVTALLLAAPAMLANAGRLSYVHFEESRLWFLSGPAAMLTVLSKNFTASAYLTVIFFLFWSAYLKSRLHGGRLALALLALSFALSAFSLDYLRPIYANPVLMLPAALLLAHFAQRYDFLTLLLALLLFGLLLDLSFIGILPLGQTSAVSVALMVLAVLLLAAGALLVYQPKSVQEFRGYVPAYVSRIAERERFLNELEIARGVQLRFLPQAAPHFPRLEIASICRPAMEVGGDYFDFIRDGNDRLSVVVGDVSGKGVSAAFYMTLAKGIIKALSRLTHSPKSLLSDMNTVFYENTPKEVFISLIYGRFDLAAGTLTFARAGHNPLILHKGLGGELQLLNPRGLAIGMEPGPVFSATIEEQRLPIQRGDVFVFYTDGISEAMNKHGEEFGEDRLRQAISRLSHVPAQEMLDAITRAVSDFTGDAQQHDDFTMVVVKVVG from the coding sequence ATGTTGGCCTACTTCCAACTTTTTGCCAACTCGCGAGTGGCGCATTTCCTGCGGCCGGCCGTATCGACCGAGGCCGTGCTGGCCGGGGCCGAGCAGGCCTTGCAACAATCTCCGCTCGCCGGGCTGGATTTGCGCCGCAGCATCGAGGTGGCGACGAATGCCGATCTTGGCAAGTACGTGCAACAAGCCGGGCTGCCGCAATCTGCCGCCTCTGCCCTCCCCATTGGCCGTTGGGAAATCCGCTGGCGGGGCTCAGCGCCTGGCGAGGACGGCAAGAAGAGCCGCGTGCTTTTCCGCGTCAACTACGATCTCACCGGCAAGTTTGTCGGCATGGAATTGCGCGACCCGCGCCGCCACGGCACGCCTCGCTTGAATCAGGAGGAGGCGCTGGCGCAGGCGCAAGCCTATCTCACTGCCTTGGCTTTCGACACGACTGCGCTCGCCCTCTCCGAAAAGAAAACCGGCGATGACGACGGCGTGCCCTCGCATGAGTTCACTTTCACCCGTCCCTCGCCGGTTGCTGCCGCCTTGCAGGAGCGCGTGCGCGTGCACGTTGCGGGCAACACAGTTGTCTTTTTTGATCACGAAACCAGAGTGCGGGAGGAAAAGCCGCCCGTCGTCGCGCCGCCGGAAAGAAATGTGCAGTTCTCGACCGAGCCGGGCGCGCTCTCCGAAGCGCAGGCGGAAAAAATTGCAGACATCGTCGCGGGCGTGCTGATCGGAATCACCTGGACGCTGGTGCTCGGTTTTCTGATCGTGACGTTCTTCAAACGCCTGCGCCATGATGAGATCGAATTCAAACGCGCGTGGTGGTTCGGCGGACTGCTGTTTCTGGCGACGGCAACCACGGTCGCCGTGGATAACTGGCAGATTGACTGGCTGGCGGTTTTCCTCGGCGGCGGCATGGGCGGCTTGTTCGTGGGCTTGGGTATCGTTGTTGTTTACGCCACTTCGGATGGCGTGAGCCGCGAAGTTTGGCCGGAAAAGCTGGCGCTTGTGGATCTTCTGTTCGCCGGCCATTTGCGCGTGCGCGAATTGGGGGAGGCCATTCTGCACGCCTTTTTCATTGCCGGCGTCACGGCCTTGCTGCTGGCCGCGCCCGCCATGCTGGCCAACGCTGGGCGGCTCAGCTACGTGCATTTTGAAGAGAGCCGGCTTTGGTTTCTGAGCGGACCGGCTGCCATGCTCACCGTGCTGAGCAAGAACTTTACTGCGTCCGCCTATCTCACCGTGATCTTCTTCCTGTTTTGGTCGGCCTATCTGAAATCACGCTTGCACGGAGGCAGGCTGGCTCTGGCGTTGCTGGCCCTGTCTTTTGCCCTCTCCGCATTCTCGCTGGACTATCTGCGCCCGATTTATGCCAATCCCGTGCTTATGCTGCCTGCCGCGCTGCTGCTCGCCCACTTTGCGCAGCGTTACGATTTCCTCACCCTGCTGCTCGCGCTGCTGCTTTTCGGCTTGCTGCTGGATTTGAGTTTCATCGGCATTTTGCCGCTGGGCCAGACGAGCGCGGTGAGTGTGGCATTGATGGTGCTGGCCGTTTTACTGCTGGCCGCCGGCGCGCTGCTGGTCTATCAACCCAAATCGGTGCAGGAATTTCGCGGCTACGTGCCGGCTTACGTCAGCCGCATCGCTGAGCGCGAGCGTTTTCTGAATGAGCTGGAGATTGCCCGCGGCGTTCAGTTGCGCTTCCTGCCGCAGGCTGCGCCTCATTTTCCCCGTCTTGAAATCGCCAGCATCTGCCGCCCGGCCATGGAAGTCGGCGGCGACTATTTCGATTTCATCCGCGACGGCAACGACCGCCTGAGCGTCGTCGTCGGCGATGTTTCCGGCAAAGGTGTATCCGCGGCGTTCTACATGACTTTGGCGAAGGGCATCATCAAAGCGCTCTCCCGGCTGACCCATTCGCCCAAGTCACTGCTTTCCGACATGAACACCGTCTTCTATGAGAACACCCCCAAGGAAGTCTTCATCAGTTTGATCTATGGCCGGTTCGACCTCGCTGCCGGCACGCTCACCTTTGCGCGCGCAGGCCACAACCCGCTCATCTTGCACAAAGGCCTCGGCGGCGAGCTGCAGCTTCTGAACCCACGCGGCCTGGCCATCGGCATGGAACCCGGTCCGGTTTTCTCCGCCACGATTGAAGAGCAGCGCCTGCCGATTCAGCGTGGTGATGTTTTCGTCTTCTACACCGACGGGATTTCCGAGGCGATGAACAAACACGGAGAGGAATTCGGGGAAGATCGCCTGCGCCAGGCCATCAGCCGGCTGAGCCATGTCCCGGCGCAGGAAATGCTGGATGCCATCACCCGCGCAGTTTCCGATTTCACCGGAGATGCGCAACAACATGACGATTTTACGATGGTGGTGGTTAAAGTGGTGGGATGA
- a CDS encoding nucleotidyltransferase domain-containing protein, which produces MKFGLTDAAIARIHGIFARHQQVERAILYGSRAKGNYKNGSDIDLTLVGGADLNLQVMLQIMNEIDDLLLPYSFDLSLYTMITDPEVIAHIQRVGVVFYEKAGEARPA; this is translated from the coding sequence ATGAAATTCGGACTCACAGACGCCGCCATTGCCCGAATCCACGGCATCTTCGCCCGCCATCAGCAGGTGGAACGGGCGATTCTCTACGGCTCGCGTGCCAAAGGGAACTACAAGAACGGTTCAGACATAGACCTGACGCTCGTCGGCGGCGCTGATTTGAATCTGCAGGTGATGCTGCAGATCATGAATGAAATTGATGACTTGTTGCTGCCCTATAGTTTTGATCTCTCCCTCTACACGATGATCACTGACCCGGAGGTGATCGCTCACATTCAGCGTGTGGGCGTGGTGTTCTACGAGAAGGCCGGAGAGGCGCGGCCTGCTTGA
- a CDS encoding nucleotidyltransferase substrate binding protein: MSKPDVRWIQRYKHFSQAFEQLNRAVELAWQRSLSELEEQGLIQAFEYTHELAWNTLKEFLENLGVQPLYGSKDTTREAFKRGLIEDGQIWMEMINSRNLTSHTCHQQIASEIARTIRHGYHAAFRALLEKLAPLAKEQAS, encoded by the coding sequence ATGAGCAAGCCGGATGTCCGCTGGATTCAGCGATACAAACATTTCAGCCAGGCCTTCGAGCAGTTGAACCGTGCCGTTGAACTGGCTTGGCAGCGTTCCTTGAGCGAACTCGAAGAACAGGGTTTGATTCAGGCCTTCGAATACACTCATGAGCTGGCCTGGAACACCTTGAAAGAATTCCTGGAGAATCTCGGTGTCCAGCCGCTCTACGGGTCAAAGGACACCACTCGGGAAGCATTCAAGCGCGGATTGATCGAAGATGGCCAAATTTGGATGGAAATGATCAACAGCAGAAACCTGACTTCCCATACCTGCCATCAGCAAATTGCCTCGGAAATCGCCCGGACGATTCGTCATGGCTATCATGCCGCTTTTCGTGCGCTTCTGGAGAAGCTTGCACCCTTGGCCAAAGAGCAGGCATCATGA